A DNA window from Candidatus Protochlamydia naegleriophila contains the following coding sequences:
- the menA gene encoding 1,4-dihydroxy-2-naphthoate octaprenyltransferase, whose amino-acid sequence MKKKLADPSMAIKQEIGLLKPWFLAARPRTLPICLAPIFVGTLLAKGEVANINWILAILAFLSVLFIQVGTNLVNDALDFKKGADTQERLGPKRMTQAGLLSFQQVLKGGLFCFTLALLLGIPLIVAGGWPLALILLFSVTCGYLYTGGPKPLAYHGLGEPFIFIFYGLVASPAVFYLQTGFIDAACLIAGIQMGLLAMIPNAINNLRDIASDAKVNKFTLAVRFGPTFARWEITVFSLAPFVVGFAWLLKGHPLLALLPFAAFPLAVRLVNTIWNTSQGSSFVESFGQSILLLFLFAFVLGVACLL is encoded by the coding sequence ATGAAAAAAAAGTTAGCTGACCCTTCGATGGCCATTAAGCAAGAGATTGGTCTGCTTAAACCGTGGTTTTTAGCAGCTCGTCCAAGAACACTGCCTATTTGCTTGGCTCCCATTTTCGTGGGGACCTTGCTGGCAAAGGGAGAAGTAGCCAACATTAATTGGATTTTAGCTATTCTGGCTTTTTTAAGCGTTCTATTTATTCAAGTTGGAACCAATCTGGTCAATGATGCCTTGGACTTTAAAAAAGGGGCCGACACGCAAGAGCGATTAGGCCCGAAGCGTATGACTCAGGCGGGTCTCTTATCTTTTCAGCAAGTCTTAAAAGGAGGCCTTTTTTGTTTTACTCTTGCACTCTTGCTTGGCATCCCTTTGATTGTAGCTGGAGGCTGGCCATTGGCTTTGATCCTTCTTTTTTCGGTTACCTGTGGCTATCTGTATACAGGCGGACCCAAGCCCTTGGCCTACCATGGCTTAGGAGAGCCTTTTATTTTTATTTTTTATGGGCTCGTTGCAAGTCCAGCCGTTTTCTATCTGCAAACAGGCTTTATTGATGCTGCTTGCTTGATTGCCGGGATACAGATGGGATTATTAGCGATGATTCCCAATGCGATAAATAATCTTAGAGACATCGCAAGTGATGCCAAAGTCAATAAGTTTACTTTAGCAGTCAGATTCGGCCCGACTTTTGCTCGCTGGGAAATTACTGTATTTAGTTTAGCACCTTTCGTTGTAGGATTTGCATGGCTCTTAAAAGGGCACCCGCTTTTGGCTCTTTTGCCGTTTGCAGCTTTTCCGCTAGCAGTTCGTTTAGTTAATACAATCTGGAACACCTCTCAAGGCTCTTCTTTTGTAGAAAGCTTTGGCCAAAGCATTCTTCTGCTCTTTCTTTTTGCCTTTGTTTTAGGGGTGGCTTGTTTGCTGTAA
- the menD gene encoding 2-succinyl-5-enolpyruvyl-6-hydroxy-3-cyclohexene-1-carboxylic-acid synthase — MQSGMGRDLFEAASCEECICPMNNRLAQHVVQQVIDKGVREFCISPGARNAPLVYVLSQIPFIKLYHWPEERSSAFFALGRIKATGRPVAVLTTSGTAAAELLPAAIEAYYTSLPLLLMTADRPRRYRGSGAPQSIEQIGLFSYYCHYMQDLAENDLCCLDKWIGRGPAHLNICFEEPKEADCQSLEISISLPQEDFEIQLVTSKKETELDQFLEMSRFPLVVVGALNAVDGESVVSFLLKLKAPVYLEAQSGLREDSRLESIRIESIERLWELSAKQGYPIDGVLRLGGIPTARLWRDLEEGEGKRAVCSISEHPFSGLSWAGVIHASIPNFLESFQLKQERSYPCQAWIQADRLYQIALLNLFEEEPLAEPSLFHTLSKRIPLRSKVYIGNSLPIREWDQAAVRENRQFQMTASRGANGIDGQLATFLGFCTQEQENWAILGDLTALYDMVAPWVLSQMPALNATAVIVNNGGGQIFARMFAHQHFRNAHDLCFKPLADFWNWHYEKWESIPDTITACTGGRFIELMPDQAATDRFLNRMKQL; from the coding sequence ATGCAATCAGGAATGGGAAGAGATTTGTTTGAAGCTGCAAGCTGTGAGGAGTGTATTTGCCCTATGAATAATCGTTTGGCCCAACACGTCGTCCAGCAAGTCATCGATAAAGGCGTCAGAGAATTTTGCATTTCTCCAGGTGCGCGCAACGCTCCGCTTGTTTACGTACTTTCGCAAATTCCATTTATTAAACTCTACCACTGGCCTGAAGAGCGCTCGTCAGCATTTTTTGCGCTTGGTCGAATTAAAGCGACTGGGCGGCCAGTTGCCGTCTTGACAACCTCTGGTACGGCAGCTGCAGAGCTATTACCTGCTGCGATAGAGGCCTATTATACGAGCCTTCCCCTTCTGCTTATGACGGCGGATCGGCCAAGGCGTTATCGAGGGTCGGGTGCTCCCCAGTCAATCGAACAAATTGGATTGTTCAGCTACTACTGTCATTATATGCAAGATTTGGCAGAAAACGACTTGTGCTGCCTTGATAAATGGATTGGAAGAGGGCCTGCACATCTGAATATTTGTTTCGAAGAGCCAAAGGAAGCCGATTGCCAATCTCTTGAGATCAGCATTTCCTTGCCGCAAGAAGACTTTGAAATTCAATTGGTTACGAGTAAGAAGGAAACGGAGTTGGATCAATTTCTTGAGATGAGCCGTTTTCCTTTGGTTGTTGTGGGAGCCTTAAATGCAGTCGATGGAGAATCTGTTGTCTCCTTTTTACTCAAGCTTAAGGCCCCCGTTTACTTGGAGGCTCAGTCGGGATTGCGAGAAGACTCTCGTTTAGAGTCCATTCGCATTGAATCGATCGAGCGCCTGTGGGAGTTGTCGGCTAAGCAGGGCTATCCAATCGATGGCGTGTTGCGCCTTGGCGGAATTCCAACGGCTCGCTTATGGAGAGACTTGGAAGAGGGGGAGGGGAAAAGAGCAGTTTGCTCGATTAGCGAACATCCTTTTTCAGGCTTGAGTTGGGCTGGAGTTATCCATGCCTCTATTCCCAATTTTCTGGAAAGCTTTCAATTGAAGCAAGAGCGCAGCTATCCATGCCAAGCGTGGATTCAAGCCGATCGCCTTTATCAAATAGCTCTTTTAAATCTATTTGAGGAAGAGCCTCTTGCAGAACCGAGTCTTTTCCATACTCTTTCCAAACGCATTCCTCTACGTTCAAAAGTCTATATCGGCAACAGCTTGCCCATTCGTGAATGGGATCAGGCGGCTGTGCGGGAAAATAGACAGTTTCAAATGACTGCAAGCCGCGGAGCCAATGGAATCGATGGTCAGCTGGCAACATTTTTGGGATTTTGTACACAGGAACAAGAGAATTGGGCCATTTTAGGTGATCTAACAGCCCTTTACGACATGGTAGCGCCTTGGGTACTGAGTCAAATGCCGGCTTTGAATGCCACAGCCGTGATAGTCAATAATGGAGGTGGACAAATTTTTGCCCGAATGTTTGCTCACCAGCATTTCCGCAATGCACATGATCTATGCTTTAAACCGTTGGCGGATTTTTGGAACTGGCATTACGAGAAATGGGAATCTATTCCCGATACGATTACTGCCTGCACTGGAGGGCGATTTATTGAACTCATGCCCGATCAGGCAGCGACTGACAGGTTTTTAAACAGAATGAAGCAATTATGA
- a CDS encoding AMP-binding protein, with product MTIDWTSLESHVLCNPTYSVNRQKEYQKLLEVASSYRGHVWLSTSGSTSQKWVGLSKEALLASASGVNQHLLATANDRWVTALPDFHVGGLSIWARAYLSRAPVFDFKSVNGGKWHASLFSAFLEGVKGSLTSLVPAQLHDLIQLGMAAPPSLRAVIIGGGKLMPELYAKAVELGWPVLPSYGLTECASQVATAALGSWKAGLECPTLELLPHMRGEEQGGRLAFKGPSLLSAYAHFEPGGIRLSDPKVNGWLVSEDRGEIQGTELSVFGRSDACIKIGGESVDLACLEAHLQSLALKADFRGEVTLVALPDSRLGNVLHLAAAKADIFALQEIIDRFQKSVLPFEKIRAVCHLPYFPRSALSKILKNELQAMVRERQNVILP from the coding sequence ATGACAATCGATTGGACGAGTCTTGAATCGCATGTTCTTTGCAATCCGACCTATTCGGTGAACAGGCAAAAGGAGTACCAGAAATTATTAGAAGTGGCCTCTTCCTACCGGGGGCATGTTTGGTTATCAACTTCCGGTTCGACGAGTCAAAAATGGGTAGGACTGTCCAAAGAAGCCCTACTCGCTTCTGCATCGGGGGTCAATCAACATCTACTGGCTACAGCCAACGACCGTTGGGTGACTGCCTTGCCAGATTTTCACGTCGGTGGATTGAGTATCTGGGCTCGCGCGTATCTAAGCCGTGCGCCTGTCTTCGATTTCAAATCGGTTAATGGAGGAAAATGGCATGCCTCGTTATTTTCCGCTTTTTTAGAAGGAGTAAAAGGATCGCTCACTTCGCTTGTTCCTGCCCAATTGCATGACCTCATTCAACTTGGAATGGCTGCTCCTCCCTCTTTGCGAGCAGTCATTATTGGAGGAGGGAAGTTAATGCCAGAGCTGTATGCCAAAGCGGTTGAGCTTGGCTGGCCTGTTCTGCCAAGTTATGGATTGACCGAATGCGCGTCACAGGTTGCTACGGCCGCTTTAGGGTCGTGGAAAGCCGGATTAGAGTGCCCAACTTTAGAGCTCCTGCCCCATATGAGGGGTGAAGAGCAAGGAGGGCGTTTAGCGTTTAAAGGTCCTTCGCTTTTGAGTGCCTATGCCCATTTTGAGCCGGGCGGCATTCGCCTCAGTGACCCCAAGGTTAATGGATGGTTAGTTAGCGAAGACAGAGGGGAAATTCAAGGAACGGAGTTATCTGTTTTTGGGCGCTCAGATGCCTGCATTAAAATTGGGGGAGAAAGCGTCGACCTTGCTTGCTTAGAAGCCCATTTACAATCACTTGCGCTAAAAGCAGATTTTCGAGGGGAAGTGACTTTAGTTGCGCTGCCTGATTCCCGCTTAGGGAATGTCTTGCATTTGGCAGCGGCCAAAGCAGACATTTTTGCATTGCAGGAGATTATAGACAGATTTCAAAAGAGCGTGCTGCCATTTGAGAAAATACGTGCCGTTTGCCATCTGCCTTATTTTCCACGTTCAGCCTTATCAAAGATTTTGAAAAATGAGCTGCAAGCCATGGTTCGAGAAAGGCAGAATGTGATCCTGCCTTGA
- the menB gene encoding 1,4-dihydroxy-2-naphthoyl-CoA synthase: MLATSNWEEIKTYQDIRFERTEDGIAKITINRPEVRNAFRPETVQEMQDAFERCRNDSSIGVIILTGEGAHAFCSGGDQRVRGEEGYLGQDGIPRLNVLDLQKQIRSLPKPVIAMVAGYAIGGGHVLHVVCDLTIAADNARFGQVGPRVGSFDGGLGSSYLARIVGQKKAREIWYLCRQYDAQEALEMGLVNCVVPLADLEKETLKWCREILQHSPLALRCLKACLNADCDGQVGLLDLAGNATMMYYMTEEAQEGKQAFLEKRKPDFNQFPRLP; this comes from the coding sequence ATGCTAGCGACTTCAAATTGGGAAGAGATTAAAACTTATCAAGACATTCGTTTTGAAAGAACAGAAGATGGTATTGCTAAAATTACAATCAACCGTCCCGAAGTGCGCAATGCATTTCGTCCCGAAACAGTGCAAGAGATGCAAGATGCTTTTGAAAGATGCCGTAATGATTCATCGATTGGAGTGATTATTTTGACAGGAGAGGGGGCTCATGCTTTTTGCTCAGGCGGCGACCAGCGGGTTAGGGGTGAAGAGGGATATCTTGGGCAAGACGGGATTCCACGTCTTAATGTACTCGATTTACAAAAGCAAATCCGCTCGCTTCCCAAACCTGTGATAGCCATGGTGGCTGGTTATGCCATTGGGGGCGGTCATGTACTGCATGTCGTTTGCGATTTAACGATTGCTGCCGATAATGCCCGTTTTGGTCAAGTTGGCCCGCGTGTGGGTTCGTTTGACGGTGGGTTGGGCAGTAGTTATTTAGCTCGCATTGTCGGCCAAAAAAAGGCACGTGAAATTTGGTATTTATGTCGCCAATATGATGCTCAAGAGGCGTTAGAGATGGGGCTTGTCAACTGCGTTGTTCCACTTGCCGATTTAGAAAAAGAAACGCTGAAATGGTGCCGTGAAATTCTGCAACACTCGCCGCTTGCCTTGCGTTGTTTAAAAGCATGCTTGAATGCCGATTGTGATGGGCAAGTCGGGCTATTGGACCTGGCCGGCAATGCTACTATGATGTACTACATGACGGAAGAGGCTCAAGAGGGAAAGCAGGCCTTTTTGGAAAAGCGCAAGCCTGACTTTAATCAATTTCCCCGTTTACCTTAA
- a CDS encoding alpha/beta fold hydrolase has translation MNFPCALWAIHGFLGQTSDWNTLRMEQLQAVEIDSFSSSNMVTWAHQFNAYIESQASLPSVLMGYSLGGRLALHALCQKPSLWQAAIIVSAHPGLTQLDLKEERLKNDTIWAKRFEEEPWEQLMASWNHQAVFAQDGCPPDRQEKYYERLQLAKQLLSFSLGHQEDLRENIAALSMPVLWMVGEKDQKFCEAAKTVKLAHPLSKYLTIEQAGHRLMWARPLQFKQSVEQFLNSLNPERGQIKKSQ, from the coding sequence ATGAACTTTCCTTGTGCATTATGGGCCATTCATGGTTTTTTGGGGCAGACGTCTGATTGGAATACTCTTCGGATGGAACAATTACAGGCCGTGGAGATAGACTCTTTTTCCTCTTCAAACATGGTCACATGGGCACATCAATTTAACGCGTATATCGAATCCCAGGCGTCGCTTCCTTCCGTTTTAATGGGGTATTCTTTGGGAGGGAGATTAGCGCTGCATGCCTTATGTCAAAAACCATCACTTTGGCAGGCAGCCATTATCGTTTCGGCCCACCCGGGGCTTACGCAACTCGATTTAAAAGAAGAGCGGTTGAAGAATGATACCATTTGGGCTAAGCGCTTTGAAGAGGAGCCATGGGAGCAGCTGATGGCAAGTTGGAATCATCAGGCCGTTTTTGCTCAAGACGGCTGTCCTCCTGACCGCCAAGAGAAGTATTATGAGCGGTTGCAATTAGCCAAACAGTTGCTATCGTTTTCCTTGGGCCATCAAGAAGACTTAAGGGAGAATATTGCGGCTCTTTCGATGCCTGTGCTTTGGATGGTAGGAGAGAAAGATCAAAAATTTTGCGAAGCGGCTAAAACCGTCAAGCTCGCTCATCCCTTGTCGAAATATTTGACGATAGAGCAAGCTGGACATCGCTTGATGTGGGCACGGCCCCTGCAATTTAAGCAGTCTGTTGAACAGTTCTTAAATAGCCTCAATCCTGAAAGAGGCCAGATAAAAAAAAGCCAATAA